CAAAGATACCCAAAATAGGTTCctaaaaattatattctttAGTGTGAACTCTACAAGAAGCAAGTATTTACAACACTaagaattaaattgattttcttgtttataaattatatacaaaACAACTGAAAATGACTTCCAAAAGATTGTCCAATAACTTTCTGTCTCAGTTTAACTTATACAACTGTTGTTAACAAGTTTTAGAGTGCAGACGCCGAATAGAACAAGTCCTCATAGTTTTTTACACCACCACTTGGCACTTCCTTATTCGAGCCGGCCCCTCCTCCTTCTTCTggctaattaattttagaagtCACTGAACTTTTATAATGTTTCATTTTGATTATAACTCTTTGATTTGATCCAATTTAGTGCCTAAGCATTAATTTCCTTGCAACAggcaaattttatgatttttgaccaaatattgtttttttttgaataagacCAAATATTGTTTACTTGGTAGATATGACAATCACTGAActttaaatactttatttttggTCACggaacttttataataattcgACACTAATTGTCACATATGTAATATTTGGTCAAATCCCCGGTTTTGCAAAATACAGGATAAAAGTAATCTGATTTTGTGAATTTGAACTTAtctgatatttcgtgccaagttgagggggtcgAATGATCCTTTATTCAAAACTAAATacctcttcttcctctttaaATATTTCTGCCTTTTTCCTCATTTTTCTTTCATGGCTTTTTCTTGATTTCCTTCAAACTAAAACCCGTCAAGAACATAAACAATTTCAAGAATCCTTTTCAAGAAACAACATTTTGaatcaagaaaacaaaaaatggaCAGGCTTATAAGCTTGGAGCCGTCGAATCTTGCAGCAATCAGAATAGAACCAGGTCAAAAATGTCGCGGCGAGCTCACTTTACGAAACGTTATGTACACCATGCCGGTTGCTTTTCGAATCCAAGCTTTAAACAAGACAAGATATACTATCAAACCGCACTCAGGAATTATTTCTCCTCTTGCAACTTTAACTGTAGAAATCACTTATCATCTTCCTTATAATTCGTCTCTTCCAGAAACGTTTCCTCGCTGTGAAGATACGTTTCTTTTGCATAGTGTGGTTGTTCCCGGTGCTTCAATCAAAGATGCCACGTCGAATTTTGATTCTGTTCCTCAAGATTGGTTCACTGCCAAGAAAAAACAAGTGTTTATAGACAGTGGTATTAAGGTTATGTTTGTCGGGTCGCCAATTCTTGCTCAGTTGGTCGCTGATGGTTCAATGGATGAGATCAGAGAAGTGCTCGAGCGGAGCGATCCGTCGTGGAATCCCGCTGATTCGGTTGATTTTAATGGACAGACATTGCTTCATATTGCTATAGCTCAAGGTCGTCCTGATTTTGTTCAGTTACTTCTTGAATTTGAACCGAACGTCGAGCTTCAGAATCGGGCTGGGGCTAGTCCGCTCGAGGCGGCTGCAGCTGCCGGTGAGGCTCTGATCGTCGAGCTTCTGCTGGCTAATAAAGCCAGCACGGATAGATCAGAATCGTCGACTTGGGGTCCGATCCATCTTGCGGCTAGTAATGGTCATTTAGATGTTTTAAGGCTTCTTTTACTGAAAGGAGCAAATGTTGATTCCGTCACTAAAGATGGTTTTACGGCACTTCATATGGCGGTTGAAGAAAGACGACGAGATTGTGCTCGTCTTCTATTAGCTAGTGGGGCGAAAGCTGATATTGATGACGCTACCGAAGGCGATACCTCGTTGCATATAGCTGCCAGGCTAGGAGATGAGAGCATGGTCAAATTGCTATTACAAAAGGGTGGGGCAAACAAAAATATTCGCAACAAAAATGGTAAGATTGCATATGATATTGCGGCGGAACATGGTCATAGTCGCCTATTTGACGCGTTAAAATTGGGCGACAGCTTATGTGTTGCCGCTAGAAAAGGAGAAGTCAGAACTATActcaaattaattgaaaatggAGCACAAATCAACGGTAAGGATCAACATGGGTGGACAGCATTGCATAGATCATCATTCAAAGGTAAAATCGAAGCCGTTCGGACTTTAATCGATAAGGGTATAGATGTTGACGCTAAAGACGAAGATGGCTACACTGCATTACATTGTGCAGTAGAGTCAGGGCATGCAGATGTAATTGAATTATTAGTCAAGCGGGGTGCAGATATTGAAGCCAGGACTAATAAAGGTGTCACTCCTTTACAAATTGCCGAGTCCTTGAACTATGTTGGGATCAGTAGAGTGCTTATTCGCAGTGGCGCCGCTAAAGATGATGGTGCTACACATTTAGCGACACGACCCTATCAGCTTCCGTTCGGGAAAGGCGTCGTGGTTGTTGAGGCAGAGAAGACAATCAAGAAAAGGACCCCTAAAGCAAGAGCATTGAGGGGTAATTTTGATCGGTCAATGCCATTAGCTGTTCTTTAGgtataatttttctttcttctttttgctCATCACTTGCAATTTTAGATCAAATTTGATCTTTTTTTCTTGTTGTGGGAGTAAAAATTTGTCAAAAATGTTGTTGAACTATAAATGATAGATATACTTGTATACTTTGTTATTagttttgccaaaaaaataaaagtaaaatgcaCATTATCTTTATCTTTTTTGTTTAGTGACATTGTTAAATGTATTAATAAAGTTGCCATCCCAAATATAGTCTGTTTACTGATTCTGGAAATTTTATGTTCAAACAATTTTCTTCCACTGTGAtaacaaaattatatttataattaaaattgaatcaaaGTATATATGATGTAACAAAAATATTGCCCAATCGCATAATTATAATAGGGTTGAGTGTTTGAGGATATATAATATCAAGCATGTCCTCTTCAGAAAGAGATTATAGGCTAATTACATaatgttatatgatttttaaattgtgAGCACGCATAAATTACATTGTATTAAAGATTGACTTCTACCATAAACACAAGGTTTATGTCAGCCTGTTCAAAAACAAATGATGTACTTGTTATTCTTACTTTATAGGAACTTACgaccattttaattttaaaactctatataaacatatttattaatttagacaagaatttatcatttttaaagtatatataaaaaacaagCTATATTGTGTAGTTAACCGTCTATTggactttttaataattttagatatttaattaaaaattaatggaATCAATGAGTCTTGTACAtcatttaaatagaaaattttaataaaaaaatagaaatttataataataataatagtagcttgccaaaataataataataaataaataagatcCTCTCTCTAGTGACCTAGTCTAGGGCTAAGCACATAAATCCCCCAAAAGCTCAATTCGTTAACATTTATACCTCACATAATAGAAATATACAGAAATCTCTCAATTTGAGATAGAAGTTTTCATAAATAcatcaaaatctaaaataagATAATTTAGTCCTATTTTACCCTCAAATACTCAATCGTGACTAAACTTTTTATCTAAATCTGTCAACTTCACTTTCTTCAACCTCTATCACCGCCGTCACACACGACCTATACTCCGACAACCGCCTATGATTTCCGTTTATGCTTCAACAACCACCAATGACTGCCACAATTCATCGGGAACATTGTTAATCAATGGATTACCATAACAAGTAGTGTGCGATACTGTTGCGATCGATGTTAATTGGTTTGATTTCGTTATTATCAGGAGAAGATTCATACTCAAAATTGAGATCAATCAGTCAAAGGGGGTGAGAATATGATGTAAAATCGGGACAAAAAGCTTCTTGGCGGGCAACGAATTGGCGGTGGTCGTAGGTTGGGGAAAGTGAATTGTGTTACGGCTTCTACTTCTTAGCTAGAAGTTGAAATGAAGTTATGGGTCCATTTTCTTTGTTTCCTTCAAGCTCAATTTGTTGTTGTAAAAGTTTTTTATCTTTGAGAGGAGGTGTAGCTTGAAATTTGGCagccattattttatttttctataattctTAATT
This region of Mercurialis annua linkage group LG1-X, ddMerAnnu1.2, whole genome shotgun sequence genomic DNA includes:
- the LOC126680325 gene encoding protein VAPYRIN-like; protein product: MDRLISLEPSNLAAIRIEPGQKCRGELTLRNVMYTMPVAFRIQALNKTRYTIKPHSGIISPLATLTVEITYHLPYNSSLPETFPRCEDTFLLHSVVVPGASIKDATSNFDSVPQDWFTAKKKQVFIDSGIKVMFVGSPILAQLVADGSMDEIREVLERSDPSWNPADSVDFNGQTLLHIAIAQGRPDFVQLLLEFEPNVELQNRAGASPLEAAAAAGEALIVELLLANKASTDRSESSTWGPIHLAASNGHLDVLRLLLLKGANVDSVTKDGFTALHMAVEERRRDCARLLLASGAKADIDDATEGDTSLHIAARLGDESMVKLLLQKGGANKNIRNKNGKIAYDIAAEHGHSRLFDALKLGDSLCVAARKGEVRTILKLIENGAQINGKDQHGWTALHRSSFKGKIEAVRTLIDKGIDVDAKDEDGYTALHCAVESGHADVIELLVKRGADIEARTNKGVTPLQIAESLNYVGISRVLIRSGAAKDDGATHLATRPYQLPFGKGVVVVEAEKTIKKRTPKARALRGNFDRSMPLAVL